Genomic window (Candidatus Abyssobacteria bacterium SURF_5):
CGCGCATTCACAAAAAATTGAGCGCTCGTTGCAGTGATGAGCGCTCCCCAAAAAGCTTCGTCCCGACCCATCAGCCCGCGTCCGAGGAAATAAGTGAGCAGAACGATAAGAGTGGCCGCCGTCGCCGACGGTATGCGAGCGGTGCTCTCCGTCACCTCGCCGCCAAGTTTCGAAAGGAGCGCCACAAGCCAGAAGTAGAGCGGCGGTTTCTCCGGATACACCTCTCCATTGAGGTGCGGGACAATCCATTCACCGGTCACGAGCATTTCCCTCGCAACTTGGGCGTATCTCGGCTCATCAGGGCTCCACAGAGAGCGGGCGCCTATGCCATAAAAGAAGAGGAAATATGCGGCCAAGAGTAGCGCAGCCACTTCGTTTGCCGTCCGAGATTTTGAATTCATTTCCGCATGCCCGGCGCCGGCGGGGCCTATGTGCTGAGCGAAATATGATTTCAAGAGTGCTTCTCCAGCGATGGTTTCGACCTAAAAATCAACATCAAATTGCGAATGTAGATGAAAGCGCCAAAGCTTTGGCCCAGAATGAAAACCGGGTCGCGCCGATAAACGGCGTATGCGAGAAGTATTGAACTTCCCAGCAAGCTGATATGCCAGAAGGCGACCGGGATAACGCTTTTTCCACAACGTTCGGAAGCCACCCATTGGACCAGAAACCGCAGTGAAAAGACTATTTGGCCGACAAAGCCGATGATTAACCACGCCCGCGTCATCCTTCCTCCTCGATTTCGTATCGGATGTGCCGTCGTTTCATCCACCTGACAGCCAGCAGATCAATAAAGGCCTTCATGATTCGGTTTCGGATGCCATATTTGGACACGCCCATCCTTCTCTCCCGATGATTTACGGGAACTTCCACAACGCGATAACCTTCCAACTTCACTAAGGTGGGCAGGAAACGGTGCATGCCTTCAAACAGCTTCAGCTGCTCGACACACTCCCTCTTATAGGCTTTCAGTGAACACCCCACGTCCACTATCTGTTCATCGCTGAGCTTGTTTCTGACGGAGTTTGCCACGCGACTGGATATTCTCCTCACAATGCTGTCGCGCCTTTTCCGGCGCCAGCCGCACACCACGTCATAGTCCTCGAGTTTCTCCAAAAGCCCGGGGATGTCGGCCGGATCGTTCTGCATGTCGGCGTCGAGCGTCACGAGAATGTTACCCCTGGCACACTTGAAACCGGCTGCCATCGCAGATGTCTGTCCGCAATTTTTTCTAAAACCGATGAAGCGGACCTCGTCAAACTCGCCGGCGAGTGAGCGCAAAACCTCGCGTGTGGCGTCAGTACTCCCGTCATCCACAAACAGAATCTCAAAGTCCTCTCCGAGATCTCGCATTGTTTGAAGAAGTTCGACAGTAAGCGGCCGCAGAGATTCGAATTCGTTGTAAGCGGGGATGATAACCGATATCATGTTCGCTCTGCCCTCGTTCCGCGTCCCGTGCATATCGAGGATTCGATGACGGATTCAATCGCCGCATTTTCAGCACTGGCGCCGCGGCTGATTCGCCCCCAACACTCTGATAAGATGGCGTCGCCTTTGATTATAGGAGGGACAATATTACGGAAAGATTACGGTTTTTTTCTAACTGGCAAGAATCAGGCCGCGCGTTTCTCAAAGAGAGTGATTGTGAGGATTGCGGGAGCTGTGAGGCGGGCGCTTACGCTCAGGCCGAGAACCCCGGCCAGCGATTTGACCAGGGATAGGCCCAGGCCGCTGTGGCTGTCGCCGGAGGAGCGGACTTCATCTTTCCGCCAAAACGGCTCGAACATGCAGCGCAAGTCGTCCTCTGACAGCCCTCGAACACTGTTGGATATGGAAAATGAGAACTCGCCGCCATGATTGCTCGCCACCCACCCGATCTTTCCGTTCTCGACGGAATGACTGGCGGCGTTCGAAAAGAGATTGTCGAGAATAATCTCCAGAAAATTCCTGTCGGTCACAATCGAAAGATTTTCCGGGACAGCGCCGAAGCCAATAATCCCACGAGACGCCGCCTCCTTCGCCCGCTTCTCCCAGAGCGACTCGATGAGTGGCCGTAGCTGAATCAAGTCCTTCTGCGGCTTCAATTGGCCTGCATGACAACGCGCCAATGTGAGCAGGTTCAGCACCGTGTCCTGCATTTCTTTTGCCGACTGAAGAATGTCCTCATAATTCTTCCGCTCACGCTCATTCAGATCGTCCGCGTATTTCAGGGCCACCTCGGACGCACAGCGTATTTCGCTCACCCGCGTGCGCAGCTCATGCGCCACATTCGAGGTGAATCGGCGCTCGCGCTCGAACGCGTCTTTGAGATTAGCGATGATGGCGTTCAGCGTTGTGGCGACACTGGCAAATTCCTTGATTTCCGGGACAGTGACCGGCGTCAGGTTCGCCGAGGAAATCGCCTGCACCTCTCGCTCGAAAACGCGCAGGGGCGCGAGGCCTCGCCAGATGACCACCCAGCCCAGCGCAAGCATGACGGCCAATTCGATTGTCAAAAGCGGCGCCGTGATCTCGAGTGTCTCCCGCAGCCGGATGCCGATGTAGCCCTGGCTCAAGCCCGCGATAAAGAGGCATTCGCTTTCACCGGAATCCATCGATGAGCCGGCATCACCAGCCGTTTCTATGCGAGCGAACTCGCGTAGCGCGGCGCAGCGTACCTTTTCGCCCTGAATGCGGGCCTTCCAGAAATAGGTTTTGCCGCGAGGAAACTCCTGCGGCGACATCGGCAATGACAGGTTCACATCCCTGAGCGATTCCGACCGTGCGATTTCCCTGCTGTCGCTGAGCCGGAGAATCAGGAAGTAAGCATTGGTGGAGCGGTCCTTCGACTCTCCAATGGATTCTTCGGCCAGATTCAACCCGGTCCCGCCGTCAGGACCAGCCAATCGCATGGCGACCAGGCTCGAAACATAGGCATCGACGCTCTTCTCGATCATCTTGACGAGAGAGCGCCGCCCCTTCTCGATGAAAATCAACTCCGTCAGGATGAAGACAACAACCGCCACAACGAACAGGGACAGCAACAGGCGGTTCTTAAGGCTCCTCGGTTTCAATCCCATGAAATCCTCTTCTACTCAATCAGATATCCTGCCTTTGACCGGGTCTTGATCAGGGACGGCTCCCCAGCCTCCCCCAGTTTTTTCCTCAGGGACGACACGGCCGCGTCGACCACGTTGCTCATCGGCTCCTTGCGCTCGTCGTAAATATGTTGTTCAATTTCAGCCCGGCTGACCACTGCGCCGCGCCGCAAGGCGAGCAGTTCGAGAAGATTGTACTCTCGCGGCGGCAGTTCGATTGATACGCCCCTGCGGCTTACGGTTCGTGTGGCTAGGTCAATCTGCAACTCGCCAATCGAGACGAAATTCTGCTTCACGCCGTATCGTCGGCGGATGAGCGCCCTCAACCGGGCAAGAAGCTCTTCGAACGCGAATGGCTTTACCAGATAATCATCCGCTCCCGCCTGCAATCCCTTGACCCTGTCTTCAACCGTGTCCTTTGCCGAGAGAATCAGCACGCTGGCCGGTCGCTGACTCTCGCGCAGCCGGCGCAACAGCGACAAGCCGTCCAGACCCGGCAGCATCAAATCGAGAATAATCACGTCGTAATCACAGGATTCGGCGAGCCAGAGACCTTCTTCGCCGTCACCGGTGGCGTCAACTTTGAAGCCCTCTTTCTTCAGCCCGAGAGAAACAGACCTTTGAAGCCGTTTCGAATCTTCTACCAGCAGAACTCTCATAGCGCCGGTGAATCCCCATCCGTAATGATACCAGTCCTAACCGTCGCGGTCACTCCCTCGCCTCATAAGCTTGATCCGGTGACCCAGCTAAAACTCCAACGCGCTTTTCAAGATAACGATGATTGCGGACACTGTCGCTGATTCATAAACGCGGAGAAAGGAGGTCGGCTGCCTTTGGCAGTGCATTCTCACTTTGCATCTAAAGGAATGGCAACAGGACACGCAAAACACTTGAAAAAGAGGAGTGTCTGTGACTGAGCAGCGTCCGTTTGGCCGCCCCAAAGGAGATATCTATTGGTGCGCCATTCAAAATCACGTCATAATTAAACTTTTTGGAAGGTCCTTCTTATGTCATCATTCCCTGCAAAACCGCCATGAAGTCGTTGAGCTGGGCCGCATATTCGGGCGAACCGTCCACCGCGACGCAGTTCTTTCCAACCGCC
Coding sequences:
- a CDS encoding glycosyltransferase: MHGTRNEGRANMISVIIPAYNEFESLRPLTVELLQTMRDLGEDFEILFVDDGSTDATREVLRSLAGEFDEVRFIGFRKNCGQTSAMAAGFKCARGNILVTLDADMQNDPADIPGLLEKLEDYDVVCGWRRKRRDSIVRRISSRVANSVRNKLSDEQIVDVGCSLKAYKRECVEQLKLFEGMHRFLPTLVKLEGYRVVEVPVNHRERRMGVSKYGIRNRIMKAFIDLLAVRWMKRRHIRYEIEEEG
- a CDS encoding DNA-binding response regulator, coding for MRVLLVEDSKRLQRSVSLGLKKEGFKVDATGDGEEGLWLAESCDYDVIILDLMLPGLDGLSLLRRLRESQRPASVLILSAKDTVEDRVKGLQAGADDYLVKPFAFEELLARLRALIRRRYGVKQNFVSIGELQIDLATRTVSRRGVSIELPPREYNLLELLALRRGAVVSRAEIEQHIYDERKEPMSNVVDAAVSSLRKKLGEAGEPSLIKTRSKAGYLIE
- a CDS encoding HAMP domain-containing protein, translated to MGLKPRSLKNRLLLSLFVVAVVVFILTELIFIEKGRRSLVKMIEKSVDAYVSSLVAMRLAGPDGGTGLNLAEESIGESKDRSTNAYFLILRLSDSREIARSESLRDVNLSLPMSPQEFPRGKTYFWKARIQGEKVRCAALREFARIETAGDAGSSMDSGESECLFIAGLSQGYIGIRLRETLEITAPLLTIELAVMLALGWVVIWRGLAPLRVFEREVQAISSANLTPVTVPEIKEFASVATTLNAIIANLKDAFERERRFTSNVAHELRTRVSEIRCASEVALKYADDLNERERKNYEDILQSAKEMQDTVLNLLTLARCHAGQLKPQKDLIQLRPLIESLWEKRAKEAASRGIIGFGAVPENLSIVTDRNFLEIILDNLFSNAASHSVENGKIGWVASNHGGEFSFSISNSVRGLSEDDLRCMFEPFWRKDEVRSSGDSHSGLGLSLVKSLAGVLGLSVSARLTAPAILTITLFEKRAA